Part of the Pseudothermotoga sp. genome, CGCAGAGACGTTATAGAGGCTCTCAGACAACCCCTCGAAGAAGGCTCTGTGACGGTCGCGAGGGCCAAGGTAACTGTGACTTATCCTGCCCGTTTCATGCTCATCGCAGCAATGAATCCCTGCCCGTGTGGAAACTACGGTGATCCGAAAACCGTTTGCAACTGTTCGCCTTACGACATCATCAGGTACAACAAGAAAATTTCTGGACCTATACTGGACAGGATTGACATACTCGTTCATGTAGGAAGGATAGATCCAGAAGAGTACTTTTCAAAGGATTCCTCCGAGAGCAGTGTGAAGATAAGAGAGCGTGTTTGCAGAGCGAGAGAGATCCAAAAGAGAAGATATAAAGATGTCAAAATCTCAACGAACTCCCAGCTCAACTCTAAATTGATCAAGAAGTTCATCAAAGTCGATGAGAAAACAGAACAACTTTTGAAGCTCACAGTTTCGAAGTACAATTTGTCAGCTAGATCGATAGACAAAATCTTGAAGGTCGCAAGGACTATCGCTGATCTAGAAAATTCACAAAATGTCGAGTACAAACATGTTGCCGAGTCAATTCAGTACAAACTGAACCAAGAATGATCTCGAGCTGGTCCGATCCAACGGGAGTGAGAGGATAATAAAAAACCATCTTGATTAGAAACGCTGGTTTTTGAAAAGATTTCCAGACGATAGAGCTTACGAACGCTGAATGGTTCAACCAAAAATGGATCTGGACGATGCTGATTTCATTGTTGTCTGTCCTCTGATACAACGAGTTGCTCAAAAAGTTTATTTGATGATCGATGATGCTATCAGATTCGATGGTCGATCCAAAAAACTGAGGAAAATGGCGATGTTACTCGACAAACACTGTATTTCAATCCGAATCACTTTCTAGGTGGTATCATCTGAAGTTTTTGACGAAAAACTTTGCAGAAAGAACTGTAGAACTGTCAAGAACGGTGTTTGATTCGTTTCAACTTACTCCACCAAGTTTGAAAGCTTTTTGTATAATCTCTTTGGTGAAAGCTATGGAATGGATGATAGTGTATTTCACGAGAAGTGGAACTTGCGAGAGAATAGCAAAAAAGATCGCTGAAACGACAGGTTTTCGCGCTGTCAGGTTGTACGATGATGTGAATTGGTCTGGCTTTCTTGGTTTCATGAAGGCAGGTTTCTACGCTTTGACTGGAAGGCGAACGAAGATCGAAATTGAAGAAGAGCTCAACGCTGATCGATTCGTTCTGATCACACCCATCTGGGCCGGATCAATCACACCAGCTGCACGGACTTTCATTGAACATTTCGGTCCATCGAAAATATTACTCGTGACCGTTTCGGAAGTGACTAAACCTGAAGATGTCTCGAGGTCTTTGAAGAAGAAATACAATTTGCTCGGTGTTCACGGCTTCACAAAGAAGACCAATGAGAGTGAAGTGATGAGGCAATTGGTTGAAAAGTTGCAAAAGATTTGACGGACCTTTTCACCTCTTGAAAGACCCAAGGTCCTGTGATAAGATTGTACTTGCACTGTCGACTGGTTGACCCGCTAGCTCAGCAGGCAGAGCACCTGACTTTTAATCAGGGGGTCCTGGGTTCGAGTCCCAGGCGGGTCACCAGGGCGAGAGTGGCGGAACTGGCAGACGCGCTGGACTTAGAATCCAGTGGGCGATGAGTCCGTGTGGGTTCAAGTCCCACCTCTCGCACCAAATTGCGGGCGTAGCTCAGCGGTAGAGCGTCTGCTTGCCAAGCAGAAGGTCGCGGGTTCGAAACCCGTCGCCCGCTCCAAAGATAACCCCCTGTGTCACAGGGGGTTTTTTCATTGTTTTCGATCGTAAAGAACTCCATACTTAAAACAATTTTCAAGTAGCTTCAATGAGATCTTGTCGCGCATGGATCATAATTGATATTTGGTGCGGAGGTGTCAAAAAGTTTTGAATTCCATCAGAATAAAAGGTGCAAAAGTACACAACTTGAAAAACATAGACGTGGAAATACCGAAGAACACCATCACGGTTATAACTGGATTGTCAGGTTCAGGAAAGTCATCCCTCGCCATGGACACGATATACGCTGAAGGCCAAAGGAGATACTTAGAATCGCTCTCAGCCTACGCGAGACAGTTTCTGGGGGAGCTCAAAAAACCTGACGTAGACTCTATCGAAGGTCTTTCCCCAGCCATAGCGATAGATCAAAAAAGCGCATCACACAATCCGAGGTCTACGGTGGGCACAACGACGGAGGTTTATGACCATTTGAGGGTCTTGTTCGCAAAAATAGGCGAACCACACTGTCCTTCCTGCGGTAGACCCGTTGAAAAGAAGAGTATAGACGAAATCGTCAAAGACGTTTTTTCAAAGTTTTCAGCTTCGTCACGCGTCTACGTACTTGCACCCATCGCGATCGATAAGAAAGGTACATTCAAGAAAGAGTTACAAACACTCGCTTCTAAAGGATTTGTTCGTGTTGAAATCGATGGACAGATTTTTCGAATCGAAGAAGTGGGCGAATTGGACAAGAACAAGCGACACACGATAAAACTCGTCATCGATAGATTGATACTATCTGAGAACGAGAAACACAGGATCGCAGACGATATAGAGATCGCGTTCAGAGAGAGCAACGGTTTTGTGGAAATCAAGAATGCCGATACGAACGAAAACCTCCTTTTCAGTGAGCACATGATGTGCCCTGTCTGTGGTATAGGCCTTCCAGAGATAAATCCAAAACTCTTTTCGTTCAATAACCCTTACGGTGCCTGCCCGAATTGTCATGGATTGGGTTACAACCTCCAGATAGACCCTTCACTCGTTGTGAACGAGAACTTGAGTATAGAAGAAGGAGCACTTTTACCCTTCGGTGAGAGTGAGTATTATCTTTCCATCGTGAGCAAAATTGTGAAACTGTTTGGTGCTTCCACCAAAGTTCCATTCAGAGAACTGCCATCAGTTGTTCAAGATGCTCTTCTCTATGGTTATGCAGATTTCGAAGGTGCAGTCAATTACGTCGAAAGACGCTATGAGCAGACCGCCTCGCAAGACGTGAAAGAATGGATAGAAAAGAATTTCATCGTACAAAGGATCTGTCCTGTTTGTAACGGTAAAAGGCTCAAGCCTGAGGCGCTCGCCGTCACCATCAGGGGTCTCAACATAATCGATGTGACGAATTTGACTATAGACAAAGCTCACAAATTCTTCGAAGATTTACAAAATTCTTTGTCTGAGAGAGAAATCAAAATCGTTGGCGATCTTCTGACGGAGATCAGAAAAAGACTACAATTCATGATCGACGTTGGCTTGGGATATCTGACCCTTTCTCGGCCAGTCAACACCTTATCTGGTGGGGAAGCTCAAAGGATCAGGCTCGCAACTCAAATTGGCTCTGGGCTGACGGGAGTCACATACGTACTCGACGAACCCACGATCGGTTTGCACCAGCGCGACAACTTGAGATTGATCAACACACTCAAGAAATTGAAAGATCTTGGTAACACCGTTATAGTCGTCGAACACGACGAAGAAATCATAAAGAACGCCGACTACATAGTCGATCTCGGCCCGTACGGTGGAGATCGCGGGGGAAAAGTGATCTTCACTGGAACCGTTAAGCATCTGATCGAGAACCCAGACGGGTCTTTAACTGGGCAATATCTATCGGGCATGAGGAAGATAGA contains:
- the uvrA gene encoding excinuclease ABC subunit UvrA, yielding MNSIRIKGAKVHNLKNIDVEIPKNTITVITGLSGSGKSSLAMDTIYAEGQRRYLESLSAYARQFLGELKKPDVDSIEGLSPAIAIDQKSASHNPRSTVGTTTEVYDHLRVLFAKIGEPHCPSCGRPVEKKSIDEIVKDVFSKFSASSRVYVLAPIAIDKKGTFKKELQTLASKGFVRVEIDGQIFRIEEVGELDKNKRHTIKLVIDRLILSENEKHRIADDIEIAFRESNGFVEIKNADTNENLLFSEHMMCPVCGIGLPEINPKLFSFNNPYGACPNCHGLGYNLQIDPSLVVNENLSIEEGALLPFGESEYYLSIVSKIVKLFGASTKVPFRELPSVVQDALLYGYADFEGAVNYVERRYEQTASQDVKEWIEKNFIVQRICPVCNGKRLKPEALAVTIRGLNIIDVTNLTIDKAHKFFEDLQNSLSEREIKIVGDLLTEIRKRLQFMIDVGLGYLTLSRPVNTLSGGEAQRIRLATQIGSGLTGVTYVLDEPTIGLHQRDNLRLINTLKKLKDLGNTVIVVEHDEEIIKNADYIVDLGPYGGDRGGKVIFTGTVKHLIENPDGSLTGQYLSGMRKIEYPVTRRKGNGKFLTVVGARHNNLKNITVKFPLGTFICITGVSGSGKSSLVIDTLYPAIMNSIYKTKLPVGEHDRIEGLENIDKIIAIDQSPIGRTPRSNPATYTKVFDDIRELFAMTPEAKAKGYNKSRFSFNLKGGRCEACQGHGLVKIEMLFLPDVYVECDVCKGKRYNEETLQVRYKGKNIYEVLEMSVEEALEFFKNVPTIRRTLSLLNEVGLGYIKLGQAATTLSGGEAQRIKLASELRKVATGKTLYILDEPTVGLHFEDVKRLIGVLHKLVDKGNTVIVIEHNLDVIKNADYVIDLGPEGGDDGGFLVACGTPEEVAKVETSHTGRFLKEVLR